In a single window of the Rhopalosiphum padi isolate XX-2018 chromosome 1, ASM2088224v1, whole genome shotgun sequence genome:
- the LOC132918516 gene encoding HIG1 domain family member 2A, mitochondrial, producing MADSEKSNDAALEWLKLKTDKGQKPDYQVRAEMEDVGNKFLRKFKENPLVPIGALVTVGFLGVGLKSMYDGNRVRSQMMMRGRIAAQGFTLIAILGGLFYQGMKALKETEEDTHVTGLK from the exons ATGGCAGATTCTGAAAAAAGCAACGATGCAGCTCTGGAATGGTTGAAATTGAAAACGGACAAAGGCCAAAAACCAGATTATCAAGTTAGAGCTGAAATGGAAGATGTTGgcaataaatttttaaggaaatttaaagAAAACCCATTAGTGCCTATTG gtgCATTGGTTACTGTTGGATTTTTAGGTGTAGGTCTAAAGAGTATGTATGATGGTAACAGAGTAAGATCTCAAATGATGATGCGAGGACGTATTGCAGCTCAAGGAtttactttaatagctatattagGCGGTCTGTTTTATCAAGGAATGAAAGCATTGAAAGAAACTGAAGAAGACACTCATGTAACtggtttaaaataa
- the LOC132918514 gene encoding exosome complex component RRP46 codes for MSEDFLKCQLGFLGNTEGSAYLSQGKSTVSVSVVGPFEPKASKCMYDRATVDVTFRRKTGSITVHDKMLEGIMQSTCEKSLVVEQYPRTTIVVTVQEMQDRGNLLSTCLNASCLALMNSGIAMHHLYAAVSCAVTENQEIILNPDESQINSSVAYFTLVFANSETRFLLTSHTTGEFSQKTYMECMNKCYTASKEVFNFYENVIKKSFIFN; via the exons atgtcTGAAGATTTTCTGAAATGCCAACTAGGCTTTTTAGGAAACACCGAAGGATCAGCATATTTATCtcaag GTAAAAGTACCGTTTCTGTGTCGGTTGTTGGACCATTTGAACCCAAAGCTAGTAAATGCATGTATGACCGTGCTACCGTGGATGTGACTTTTAGACGAAAAACTGGAAGCATAA ctGTTCATGATAAAATGTTAGAAGGTATAATGCAATCAACATGTGAAAAGTCCCTAGTTGTTGAACAATACCCCAGGACAACAATTGTTGTAACAGTCCAAGAAATGCAGGACAGAGGAAAT TTATTGTCCACTTGCTTGAACGCTTCTTGTTTGGCTTTGATGAATTCTGGTATTGCTATGCATCATTTATATGCAGCCGTTAGTTGTGCAGTCACCGAGAACCAAGAAATCATTCTCAATCCAGATGAATcacaaataaat tctTCTGTTGCATATTTTACACTAGTGTTTGCAAACTCTGAAACCAGGTTTCTGTTAACATCACATACTACCGGAGAATTCTCACAAAAAACATATATGGAATGTATGAACAAATGTTACACAGCTAGTAAagaggtttttaatttttatgaaaatgtcataaaaaaaagttttattttcaattaa
- the LOC132918513 gene encoding LOW QUALITY PROTEIN: solute carrier family 25 member 44 (The sequence of the model RefSeq protein was modified relative to this genomic sequence to represent the inferred CDS: deleted 1 base in 1 codon) — translation MSEPSKLTSRSHVSTIEWDMMDKTKFLPLSMLSSFCVRCTLYPLTLIKTRLQIQKHGEMYKGLLDAANRIYHTEGMSGLYRGFWVSSAQVLSGAAYIGAYEQTRHMTAPYLQQWPEIRSMVAGGVASVFGQTIIVPFDVVSQHLMMLGLSTSNTNKNKIIYFRPLGIHLDISKSKFRTTLDIAQCVYQQDGFKGFYRGYIASVCTYAPNSALWWSFYTIFQDQLEKRCPVNTSLLFLQSISGVLAGFTTTMITNPMDTIRARLQVQRTNSIVGTFNALWKEEGMLMFSKGLSARLVQSICFSFTIILGYESIKRVSVLHEYKDHVRW, via the exons ATGTCTGAACCAAGTAAGTTAACTTCAAGATCACATGTCTCAACGATTGAATGGGATATGATGGACAAGACAAAATTCTTACCATTGAGTATGTTAAGCTCGTTTTGTGTTCGCTGTACTCTCTATCCATTGACTTTAATTAAAACAAGACTTCAAATCCAAAAACATGGAGAAATGTATAAAg GTTTGCTGGATGCGGCTAATCGTATTTATCATACAGAAGGTATGTCAGGACTTTATCGTGGTTTTTGGGTAAGTTCTGCCCAAGTATTGTCTGGTGCAGCTTACATTGGCGCATACGAACAAACTAGACATATGACAGCTCCATACTTACAACAATGGCCTGAAATTAGATCAATGGTTGCGGGAGGTGTGGCGTCTGTTTTTGGCCAAACAATAATCGTACCTTTTGATGTGGTCAGTCAACATTTGATGATGCTCGGTTTGTCAACTagtaatacaaacaaaaataaaata atatattttcgtCCACTGGGTATTCATTTGGacatttcaaaatcaaaatttcgtACCACATTAGATATTGCTCAATGTGTTTATCAACAAGATGGTTTTAAAGGATTCTACAGAGGTTATATAGCCTCGGTTTGCACTTATGCACCAAATAGTGCTTTATGGTGgagt ttttatacaatatttcaag ATCAACTTGAAAAAAGGTGTCCAGTAAACACTTCACTTTTATTTTTGCAAAGCATTTCAGGAGTATTAGCTGGCTTCACTACCACTATGATAACAAACCCCATGGATACAATAAGAGCACGATTACAG gtTCAAAGAACAAACTCTATTGTTGGTACATTCAATGCCTTATGGAAAGAAGAGGGCATGTTAATGTTCAGTAAAGGACTTTCTGCCAGATTGGTCCAGTcaatttgttttagttttacaattattttaggtTATGAGAGCATCAAAAGAGTTAGTGTACTTCATGAGTACAAAGATCATGTACGGTGGTAA